Proteins encoded in a region of the Zea mays cultivar B73 chromosome 2, Zm-B73-REFERENCE-NAM-5.0, whole genome shotgun sequence genome:
- the LOC100275343 gene encoding uncharacterized protein LOC100275343 — MKLGGRQGRLNRALREKRARFYIFRRCVVMLLRWSD, encoded by the coding sequence ATGAAGCTCGGAGGACGACAAGGGAGGCTCAACAGAGCCTTGAGGGAGAAAAGGGCTAGGTTCTACATTTTCCGCCGCTGCGTCGTCATGCTGCTTCGCTGGAGCGACTAG